A single region of the Halorussus gelatinilyticus genome encodes:
- a CDS encoding carbonic anhydrase, whose protein sequence is MTNDTLLEFLDREGRSLEPTDSDRESGGGAVVGLVVTCPMAQQTSRQLWPLDPIGAVSNVSRLASQPWKSVEDNRVLTPDIAHLTHRHELETILVVGHSDCDVVADAYDEYVATDQTVPAGVEARVEPLVSVVREAIESGHVETDCPQETLLARLVEYIVTRQVEFLVQSESVTATIAGYVHDDDGVYGGFPDTPYLVSLNGERDVETLRSRVPEGRDVAVASVRS, encoded by the coding sequence ATGACGAACGACACGCTCTTGGAGTTCCTCGACAGAGAGGGACGCTCCCTCGAACCAACCGATAGCGACCGCGAATCGGGCGGTGGAGCAGTTGTCGGTCTCGTCGTTACGTGTCCGATGGCACAGCAAACATCGAGACAGCTGTGGCCGCTCGACCCGATTGGTGCGGTTTCCAACGTTAGCCGACTCGCCAGCCAACCCTGGAAATCCGTCGAAGACAACCGTGTACTCACACCGGATATCGCTCATCTCACGCACAGACACGAGTTAGAGACGATACTCGTCGTCGGCCACTCCGACTGCGACGTCGTTGCAGACGCGTACGACGAGTACGTCGCCACTGACCAGACTGTGCCGGCGGGCGTCGAAGCTCGAGTCGAACCCCTGGTCTCGGTTGTGCGTGAGGCGATCGAGTCGGGCCACGTCGAAACCGACTGTCCCCAGGAGACGCTTCTCGCTCGCCTCGTCGAATATATCGTCACGCGGCAGGTCGAGTTTCTCGTCCAGAGCGAATCGGTCACGGCGACAATCGCGGGATACGTCCACGACGACGACGGGGTCTACGGAGGATTTCCTGACACGCCCTACCTCGTCAGTCTGAACGGCGAGCGAGACGTCGAGACCCTCCGGTCGCGTGTTCCCGAGGGACGCGACGTAGCCGTGGCTAGCGTCAGAAGCTAA